In Accipiter gentilis chromosome 17, bAccGen1.1, whole genome shotgun sequence, one DNA window encodes the following:
- the SFN gene encoding 14-3-3 protein sigma, which yields MARNHQVQKAKLAEQAERYEDMADFMKAVVEHGDELSNEERNLLSVAYKNVVGCQRSAWRVISSIEHKTEEGDDKAQLVNEYREKVERELNGVCKNVLALLDKYLIKKASDAESKVFYLKMKGDYFRYLAEVATGDDRKKTIDNAQEAYQEAMDISKKEMQPTNPIRLGLALNFSVFHYEIANAPDQAISLAKTTFDEAMGDLHTLSEDSYKDSTLIMQLLRDNLTLWTAECAGEDGGEAGEEPKN from the coding sequence ATGGCAAGAAACCACCAAGTGCAGAAGGCCAAGCTGGCCGAGCAGGCTGAGCGCTATGAGGACATGGCGGACTTCATGAAGGCGGTGGTGGAACACGGGGACGAGTTGTCCAACGAGGAACGCAACCTCCTCTCCGTCGCCTACAAGAACGTGGTGGGGTGCCAGCGCTCGGCGTGGAGGGTCATCTCCAGCATCGAGCACAAAACCGAAGAGGGGGACGACAAAGCGCAGCTGGTGAACGAATATCGGGAGAAGGTGGAAAGGGAGCTGAATGGCGTCTGCAAGAACGTCCTGGCCTTGCTGGACAAGTATCTCATCAAGAAGGCGAGCGACGCTGAGAGCAAGGTCTTCTACCTGAAGATGAAGGGCGACTACTTCCGATACCTGGCCGAGGTGGCCACCGGGGACGACCGCAAGAAGACGATAGACAACGCCCAGGAAGCCTACCAAGAGGCCATGGACATCAGCAAAAAGGAGATGCAGCCCACGAACCCCATCCGCCTGGGGCTGGCGCTCAACTTCTCCGTCTTCCACTACGAGATCGCCAACGCCCCCGACCAGGCCATCTCCCTGGCCAAGACCACCTTCGATGAGGCCATGGGAGACCTGCACACGCTCAGCGAAGACTCCTACAAGGACAGCACCCtcatcatgcagctgctcaggGACAACCTCACGCTATGGACAGCCGAGTGCGCCGGAGAAGACGGCGGCGAGGCTGGCGAAGAGCCCAAGAACTGA
- the GPN2 gene encoding GPN-loop GTPase 2 yields the protein MSEGSKGSSLAFGQVVIGPPGSGKTTYCHGMQEFMGRIGRKVTVVNLDPANEVMPYQCAVDIAELITLPDVMENLKLGPNGGLIYCMEYLEANFDWLQEKLAAFRGHYYLFDCPGQVELYTHHDALKNVFAQLAKWNFRLAAVHLVDSHYCTDPGKFISVLCTSLSTMLHVELPHVNVLSKMDLIEQYGKLAFNLDYYTEVLDLSYLVDHLASDPFFRNYRRLNEKLVEVIEDYSLVSFVPLNVQDKESMRQVMQAVDKANGYSFGDQEHRSLEALMSAAVGADFHFASTLAVQEKYVQSQDKAVEEEVMDL from the exons ATGTCTGAGGGCAGCAAGGGGAGCTCGCTGGCCTTTGGCCAGGTGGTGATCGGGCCTCCGGGCTCCGGGAAGACGACCTACTGCCATGGCATGCAGGAGTTCATGGGCAGGATCGGGCGCAAGGTGACGGTGGTAAACCTGGACCCCGCCAACGAGGTGATGCCCTACCAGTGTGCCGTGGACATTGCCGAGCTCATCACCCTGCCTGATGTAATGGAGAACTTGAAGCTGGGGCCCAATGGGGGGTTGATCTACTGCATGGAGTACCTGGAAGCCAACTTCGACTGGCTGCAGGAGAAGCTGGCTGCATTCAGGGGTCACTACTACTTGTTTGACTGCCCAGGGCAGGTAGAGCTCTACACCCACCATGATGCCCTGAAGAATGTCTTCGCGCAGTTGGCCAAATGGAATTTCAGG CTGGCTGCAGTGCATTTGGTGGATTCTCACTACTGCACAGACCCTGGCAAGTTTATCTCTGTTCTCTGCACCTCGCTCTCCACCATGCTGCATGTGGAACTGCCCCATGTTAACGTCCTCTCCAAGATGGACCTGATCGAGCAATACGGCAAGCTGG ctttcaACCTGGATTATTACACAGAGGTCCTGGACCTCTCTTACTTGGTTGACCATTTAGCTTCTGACCCCTTCTTCAGAAATTACCGCCGCCTCAACGAGAAGCTGGTGGAGGTGATCGAGGACTACAGCCTGGTGTCCTTCGTTCCGCTCAACGTCCAG GATAAGGAGAGCATGCGGCAGGTGATGCAGGCAGTGGACAAAGCCAATGGCTATTCCTTCGGAGACCAGGAACACAGGAGCCTGGAAGCTCTGATGTCAGCAGCAGTGGGAGCTGATTTCCACTTTGCTTC CACGCTTGCAGTGCAGGAGAAGTATGTGCAATCTCAGGACAAAGCAGTGGAAGAAGAAGTGATGGATCTGTAA
- the GPATCH3 gene encoding G patch domain-containing protein 3 — translation MAASSCSAGNGGAAAARYCLVSGIPAALRSAQLRAYFSQFVEAGGFLCFHYRHRPERLPGSGGEEAAAPPRTCSCLVAVQPGRARRLVRMYSGKRWVGPGGASLPGRCLIRRVRLSPGTGTEASLYSGDKTAAGESVAEADLKRLPEFNPPSFMPYGNVGTPLKVFLELIRACRLPPRIIKKLQLDFPRTGSSRRYGNVPFEYQDTETVIKEERVYTATGDEITGEEGPAARSEVTHPASAEEDEEGQEKEEEESHSDDDTCEEWERHEALHEDVTKQDRVEERLFEEEIELKWEKGGSGLVFYTDAQYWQEQNGDFDEQTADDWDVDMSIYYDKDGGDKDARDSVQMWLEQRLRDGLDDGSVSGQQIGIFERHTKGFGRKVLERQGWTEGLGLGSSNSGMAEALDNEGQNPRCKRGLGYHGEKLPTFSKVKKPRRDTPILISTVYDDPDPKDSGDQLLRRQPPTAMKYRQDMAFVRASHAALESFSAQSR, via the exons ATGGCGGCGTCCAGCTGTAGCGCCGGTAATGGCGGTGCTGCCGCCGCCCGCTACTGTTTGGTGAGCGGTATCCCGGCCGCGCTGCGTTCCGCCCAGCTCCGCGCTTATTTCAGCCAGTTCGTGGAGGCCGGAGGCTTCCTCTGCTTCCACTACCGCCACCGCCCCGAGCGCCTACCGGGGAGCGGCGGCGAGGAGGCCGCGGCGCCGCCGCGCACTTGCTCCTGCCTGGTGGCCGTGCAGcccggccgcgcccgccgcctcgTCCGCATGTACTCGGGTAAGCGCTGGGTCGGGCCCGGCGGCGCCTCGCTGCCCGGCCGCTGCCTCATCCGAAGGGTCCGTCTCAGCCCCGGGACAG gcacaGAGGCATCTCTCTACAGCGGGGACAAGACGGCCGCAGGTGAATCTGTCGCAGAAGCGGACTTGAAGCGGCTGCCAGAGTTCAACCCCCCTTCCTTCATGCCTTATGGGAACGTCGGCACTCCTCTGAAAGTTTTTCTGGAGCTGATCCGGGCCTGCAGGCTGCCTCCCCGGATTATCAAGAAATTGCAGCTGGATTTTCCAAGGACAGGCTCATCCCGTAGGTATGGGAATGTGCCTTTTGAATACCAGGACACTGAGACAGttataaaagaagaaagagtttACACTGCTACAGGGGATGAGATCACAGGGGAAGAGGGGCCTGCGGCAAGATCTGAGGTGACTCACCCAGCCAGTgctgaggaagatgaggaggggcaggagaaggaggaagaggagtcgCACTCAGATGAT GACACCTGTGAGGAGTGGGAGCGACACGAGGCTCTGCACGAGGATGTGACCAAGCAGGACCGTGTGGAGGAGCGGCTCTTTGAAGAGGAGATTGAGCTGAAGTGGGAGAAAGGCGGCTCCGGCCTTGTCTTCTACACGGATGCTCAGTACTGGCAGGAGCAGAATGGAG ACTTTGATGAGCAGACTGCAGATGATTGGGATGTGGACATGAGCATCTACTATGACAAAG ATGGAGGTGATAAGGATGCTCGGGACTCGGTCCAGATGTGGCTGGAACAGCGACTCCGGGATGGCTTGGACGATGGGTCTGTTTCAGGGCAACAGATTGGCATCTTCGAGAGGCACACCAAG ggcttTGGCAGGAAGGTGCTGGAGCGGCAGGGCTggacggaggggctggggctggggagcagcaatTCTGGAATGGCCGAAGCTCTGGACAACGAGGGTCAGAACCCCAGATGCAAGAGGGGGCTGGG GTACCACGGGGAGAAACTGCCAACTTTCAGCAAGGTGAAAAAGCCCCGGCGGGACACTCCCATTCTCATCTCGACCGTCTATGATGACCCTGACCCAAAGGACAGTGGTGACCAGCTGCTCAGGCGCCAGCCACCCACTGCCATGAAGTACAGGCAGGACATGGCGTTTGTCCGAGCATCACACGCTGCTCTGGAGAGCTTCAGTGCCCAGTCGCGCTGA